The Achromobacter pestifer genome includes a region encoding these proteins:
- the mdeB gene encoding alpha-ketoglutarate dehydrogenase produces MRDASSARPGHDIQHDADPAETAEWRDALESLVEAEGSERAGYVLDNLLGHAASLGLRANSQTRTAYLNTIPADQEPPFPGNLAVEERIARINRWNALAMVVRANQAHGELGGHIASYASAADLFEVGFNHFFRAQSQDGPGDLVYMQPHSAPGVYARAYLEGFLGEEDLAHFRQEITASARGLRGLSSYPHPWLMPDFWQFPTGSMGIGPINAIYQARFMRYLEHRSLMPGGDRKVWGIFGDGEMDEPESIAALTLAAREKLDNLVFVVNCNLQRLDGPVRGNGRIIDELETLYAGAGWNVIKLVWGSDWDALLRRDTNGALARAFANTVDGQFQTFAANDGAFNRAHFFNQNPELAALVADWSDEAIDRLHRGGHDMVKIHAAYHRAANHRGQPTVILAQTKKGFGMGSAGQGKMTTHQQKKLDDEALLAFRDRFALPISDADCLALKFYRPAEDSAELRHLQARRAALGGHIPRRNTEAPRLAPPDAEHWARFALAADGKEMSSTMAIVRMLTALLKDATVGPRIVPIVADEARTFGMANLFRQIGIYSAQGQLYEPEDIGSVLYYREARDGQILEEGITEAGAISSWTAAGTSYSVNGLPMLPFYIYYSMFGFQRIGDLIWAAADQRTRGFLVGATSGRTTLGGEGLQHQDGSSHIMAAAVPNCRAYDPAYAFEVAVIVEHGMRRMLDEQRDEFYYLTVTNENLAQPDMPAGADVREGILRGMYRLRPARGQAQVRLLGAGPMLRESELAAERLQADYGVDAEVWSVTSYSELARAGREAERARVLGLDAGVDWVRTCLGASGAPVVAASDYVRAVPEQIRAWVPAPYRTLGTDGFGRSDTRAQLRDFFEVSADWIVLHALDSLDRQEDAKALRARLNAGARQTPPWDL; encoded by the coding sequence ATGCGCGACGCCAGTTCCGCCCGCCCCGGGCACGATATCCAGCACGACGCCGACCCCGCCGAAACCGCCGAATGGCGCGACGCGCTGGAATCGCTGGTAGAGGCGGAAGGTTCTGAGCGGGCGGGCTATGTGCTGGACAACCTGCTGGGCCATGCCGCGTCGCTGGGCCTGCGCGCCAACAGCCAGACCCGCACCGCCTACCTCAACACCATCCCCGCCGACCAGGAGCCGCCCTTCCCCGGCAACCTGGCGGTCGAGGAACGCATCGCCCGCATCAACCGCTGGAACGCGCTGGCCATGGTGGTGCGCGCCAACCAGGCACACGGCGAACTGGGCGGCCACATCGCCAGCTACGCCTCGGCCGCCGACCTGTTCGAGGTGGGCTTCAACCACTTCTTCCGTGCGCAGAGCCAGGACGGGCCAGGCGACCTGGTCTACATGCAGCCGCACTCGGCGCCCGGCGTCTATGCCCGCGCCTACCTGGAAGGTTTCCTCGGCGAAGAGGACCTGGCGCATTTCCGCCAGGAGATCACGGCCAGCGCGCGCGGCCTGCGCGGCTTGTCGTCGTACCCGCATCCGTGGCTGATGCCGGACTTCTGGCAGTTCCCCACGGGCTCGATGGGCATCGGCCCCATCAACGCCATCTACCAGGCGCGCTTCATGCGCTACCTCGAGCACCGTTCGCTCATGCCCGGCGGCGACCGCAAGGTCTGGGGCATCTTCGGCGACGGCGAAATGGACGAACCCGAATCGATCGCCGCGCTGACCTTGGCCGCGCGCGAAAAACTCGACAACCTGGTGTTCGTGGTCAACTGCAACCTGCAGCGGCTGGACGGCCCGGTGCGCGGCAACGGCCGCATCATCGACGAACTCGAAACGCTGTACGCGGGCGCCGGCTGGAATGTCATCAAGCTGGTCTGGGGCAGCGACTGGGATGCGCTCCTGCGGCGCGACACCAATGGCGCGCTGGCGCGCGCGTTCGCCAATACCGTGGACGGACAGTTCCAGACCTTCGCGGCCAATGACGGCGCCTTCAACCGCGCCCACTTCTTCAACCAGAATCCCGAGCTGGCCGCCCTGGTGGCCGACTGGAGCGACGAGGCCATCGACCGGCTGCACCGCGGCGGCCATGACATGGTGAAGATCCATGCCGCCTACCACCGCGCGGCCAACCATCGCGGCCAACCCACCGTGATCCTGGCGCAGACCAAGAAGGGTTTCGGCATGGGCTCGGCCGGCCAGGGCAAGATGACCACGCACCAGCAGAAGAAGCTCGACGACGAAGCGCTGCTGGCCTTCCGCGACCGCTTCGCGCTGCCCATCTCGGACGCCGACTGCCTGGCGCTGAAGTTCTACCGTCCGGCCGAGGACAGCGCCGAGCTGCGCCACCTGCAGGCGCGCCGCGCTGCGCTGGGCGGCCATATTCCCCGCCGCAACACCGAAGCGCCGCGCCTGGCGCCGCCGGACGCGGAACACTGGGCGCGCTTCGCGCTGGCCGCCGATGGCAAGGAGATGTCCTCCACCATGGCCATCGTGCGCATGCTGACCGCACTGCTCAAGGACGCCACGGTGGGTCCGCGCATCGTGCCCATCGTGGCGGACGAGGCGCGCACCTTCGGCATGGCCAACCTGTTCCGCCAGATCGGCATCTATTCCGCGCAAGGCCAGCTCTACGAGCCCGAGGACATCGGTTCGGTGCTGTACTACCGCGAGGCCCGCGACGGCCAGATCCTGGAAGAAGGCATCACCGAGGCCGGCGCGATTTCCTCGTGGACGGCCGCCGGCACCAGCTACTCGGTCAATGGCCTGCCGATGCTGCCCTTCTATATCTATTACTCGATGTTCGGCTTCCAGCGCATCGGCGACCTGATCTGGGCCGCCGCCGACCAGCGCACGCGCGGCTTTCTCGTCGGCGCGACCTCCGGCCGCACCACCCTGGGCGGCGAAGGGCTGCAGCACCAGGACGGCTCCAGCCACATCATGGCCGCGGCCGTGCCGAACTGCCGCGCCTATGACCCGGCCTACGCGTTCGAGGTCGCCGTCATCGTCGAGCACGGCATGCGCCGCATGCTGGACGAACAGCGCGACGAGTTCTATTACCTGACCGTCACCAACGAGAACCTGGCGCAGCCGGACATGCCGGCCGGCGCGGACGTGCGCGAGGGCATCCTGCGCGGCATGTACCGCCTGCGGCCCGCCCGCGGGCAGGCCCAGGTGCGCCTGCTGGGCGCCGGCCCGATGCTGCGCGAGTCCGAGCTGGCGGCAGAACGGCTGCAGGCCGACTACGGCGTGGACGCCGAAGTCTGGAGCGTCACCAGCTACTCCGAGCTGGCCCGCGCCGGCCGCGAGGCCGAACGCGCGCGCGTGCTGGGGCTGGATGCCGGCGTCGACTGGGTCCGGACCTGCCTGGGCGCAAGCGGCGCTCCGGTAGTCGCCGCCAGCGACTACGTGCGCGCCGTGCCCGAGCAGATCCGCGCCTGGGTGCCCGCCCCCTACCGCACGCTGGGCACCGACGGCTTCGGCCGCAGCGACACCCGCGCCCAGTTGCGCGACTTCTTCGAAGTCAGCGCGGACTGGATCGTGCTGCACGCGCTGGACAGCCTGGACCGCCAGGAAGACGCCAAGGCGCTGCGCGCCCGCTTGAACGCTGGCGCCCGCCAGACACCGCCTTGGGATTTGTAG
- a CDS encoding NADP-dependent malic enzyme: MDETLTKMALDYHAYPTPGKISVTPTKTLANQDDLSLAYSPGVAAACMAIFEQGDDAASKYTSRGNLVGVITNGTAVLGLGNIGPLAAKPVMEGKGCLFKKFAGIDVFDIELAENDPDKLVDIIAALEPTLGGVNLEDIKAPECFYIEKKLRERMKIPVFHDDQHGTAIISSAAILNGLKVVGKDIGKVKLACSGAGAAAIACLDLLVHLGVKREHIYVVDSRGVIWDGRDENMEANKKRYAQKTDARTLADVVNGADVFLGCSTAGVLTADMVKTMAASPLILALANPEPEIRPEVAKAARPDCIIATGRSDYPNQVNNVLCFPFIFRGAMDAGASRITEEMKLACVKAIAELAQAEQNDEVARAYAGQELSFGPDYIIPKPFDPRLIVQIAPAVAQAAADSGVAARPIEDIEAYRQKLMGFVYHSGQLMRPLFAQAKKAPKRVIYADGEDERVLRAVQTVADEKLAFPILIGRPAVIEMRINKFGLRLVAGRDFEIVDPEDDSRFNETWNAYYQLKGREGVTPAIAKAMIRKHNTLIGAMLLRRGDADALLCGVASKYDNQLKYIDEIIGKKEGQTYAALNVLMLPDQTLFVTDTHVNENPTAEEVASITIQAADEMLRFGVVPKIALLSHSNFGSRVTESSRKMAAARQMVQDRAPDLEVDGEMHADAALSEKIRVLAYPDSTLKGRANLLVMPTLDTGNITYNMLKMTGSNGVAMGPILLGAARPVHILTTSATVRRIVNMTALAVVDAQQEAAEAAKKRR, encoded by the coding sequence ATGGACGAAACTCTCACCAAAATGGCGTTGGACTACCACGCCTACCCCACGCCCGGCAAAATCTCGGTCACCCCGACCAAGACGCTGGCCAACCAGGACGACCTGTCCCTGGCCTACTCCCCCGGCGTGGCGGCCGCCTGCATGGCCATCTTCGAGCAGGGCGATGACGCCGCCTCGAAGTACACCTCGCGCGGCAACCTGGTGGGCGTGATCACCAACGGCACCGCCGTGCTGGGCCTGGGCAACATCGGCCCGCTGGCCGCCAAGCCCGTGATGGAAGGCAAGGGCTGCCTGTTCAAGAAGTTCGCCGGCATCGACGTGTTCGACATCGAACTGGCCGAGAACGACCCGGACAAGCTGGTCGACATCATCGCGGCGCTGGAGCCCACGCTGGGCGGCGTCAACCTTGAAGACATCAAGGCGCCCGAGTGCTTCTACATCGAGAAGAAGCTGCGCGAGCGCATGAAGATCCCCGTCTTCCACGACGACCAGCACGGCACCGCCATCATTTCGTCGGCCGCCATCCTGAACGGCCTGAAGGTCGTGGGCAAGGACATCGGCAAGGTCAAGCTGGCCTGCTCCGGCGCCGGCGCCGCCGCCATCGCCTGCCTGGACCTGCTGGTCCACCTGGGCGTCAAGCGCGAGCACATCTACGTGGTGGACTCGCGCGGCGTGATCTGGGACGGCCGCGATGAAAACATGGAAGCCAACAAGAAGCGCTACGCGCAGAAGACCGACGCGCGCACGCTGGCCGACGTGGTCAACGGCGCCGACGTGTTCCTGGGCTGCTCGACCGCCGGCGTGCTGACCGCCGACATGGTCAAGACCATGGCCGCCAGCCCGCTGATCCTGGCGCTGGCCAATCCGGAACCGGAAATCCGTCCTGAAGTGGCCAAGGCTGCCCGCCCGGACTGCATCATCGCCACCGGCCGTTCGGACTACCCGAACCAGGTCAACAACGTGCTGTGCTTCCCGTTCATCTTCCGCGGCGCCATGGACGCCGGCGCCTCGCGCATCACGGAAGAGATGAAGCTGGCTTGCGTCAAGGCCATCGCCGAACTGGCGCAGGCCGAACAGAACGACGAAGTGGCCCGCGCCTACGCTGGCCAGGAACTGTCGTTCGGTCCGGACTACATCATTCCCAAGCCCTTCGACCCGCGCCTGATCGTCCAGATCGCGCCGGCCGTGGCCCAGGCCGCCGCCGACTCCGGCGTGGCCGCCCGCCCCATCGAGGACATCGAAGCCTACCGCCAGAAGCTGATGGGCTTCGTGTACCACTCTGGCCAGCTGATGCGTCCGCTGTTCGCCCAGGCCAAGAAGGCGCCCAAGCGCGTCATCTACGCCGACGGCGAAGACGAGCGCGTGCTGCGCGCGGTGCAGACCGTGGCCGATGAAAAGCTGGCATTCCCGATCCTGATCGGCCGCCCGGCGGTCATCGAAATGCGCATCAACAAGTTCGGCCTGCGCCTGGTCGCCGGCCGGGACTTCGAGATCGTGGATCCGGAAGACGACAGCCGCTTCAACGAAACCTGGAACGCGTACTACCAGTTGAAGGGCCGCGAAGGCGTGACGCCGGCCATCGCCAAGGCGATGATCCGCAAGCACAACACGCTGATCGGCGCGATGCTGCTGCGTCGCGGCGACGCCGACGCCCTGCTCTGCGGCGTGGCCAGCAAGTACGACAACCAGCTCAAGTACATCGACGAAATCATCGGCAAGAAGGAAGGCCAGACCTACGCCGCCCTGAACGTGCTGATGCTGCCCGACCAGACGCTGTTCGTCACCGACACCCACGTCAACGAGAACCCGACGGCCGAGGAAGTCGCCAGCATCACCATCCAGGCCGCGGACGAAATGCTGCGCTTTGGCGTGGTGCCGAAGATCGCCCTGCTGTCGCACTCCAACTTCGGCAGCCGCGTGACGGAATCGTCGCGCAAGATGGCCGCCGCGCGCCAGATGGTGCAGGACCGCGCTCCCGACCTGGAAGTCGACGGCGAAATGCATGCCGACGCCGCCCTGTCGGAAAAGATCCGCGTCCTGGCCTACCCGGACAGCACGCTCAAGGGCCGCGCCAACCTGCTCGTCATGCCCACGCTGGACACCGGCAACATCACGTACAACATGCTGAAGATGACCGGCAGCAATGGCGTCGCGATGGGTCCGATCCTGCTGGGCGCGGCTCGCCCCGTGCACATCCTGACCACCAGCGCCACCGTGCGCCGCATCGTCAACATGACGGCGCTGGCCGTGGTGGACGCGCAGCAGGAAGCCGCCGAGGCCGCCAAGAAGCGCCGTTGA
- a CDS encoding DUF2214 family protein, which translates to MLADALYAWFHYLAIFLLVVVLTAEAVLLRPDLTAAGLKRLVIYDRLYALSAVVVLITGVLRLTLGVKGAAFYMSNPWFHAKITLFVVIGLCSIPPTMTFLRWAKQSRQQPGFLPAAADIKRARRWVMIESHLFIFLPLFAVLMARGIGA; encoded by the coding sequence ATGCTTGCCGACGCTTTGTATGCCTGGTTTCACTACCTGGCCATTTTCCTGCTCGTGGTGGTCCTGACCGCCGAAGCCGTGCTGCTGCGGCCCGACCTCACGGCCGCCGGCCTCAAGCGCCTGGTCATCTATGACCGCCTCTATGCGCTGAGCGCCGTGGTGGTGCTCATCACTGGCGTGCTGCGCCTGACGTTGGGCGTCAAGGGCGCCGCGTTCTACATGAGCAATCCCTGGTTCCACGCGAAGATCACGCTCTTCGTCGTCATCGGCCTCTGTTCGATCCCGCCCACGATGACCTTCCTGCGCTGGGCCAAACAGTCGCGCCAGCAGCCGGGCTTCTTGCCCGCCGCGGCCGACATCAAGCGGGCCCGCCGCTGGGTCATGATCGAATCGCACCTGTTCATCTTCCTGCCGCTGTTCGCCGTGCTGATGGCGCGCGGCATCGGCGCATAA